DNA sequence from the Bordetella genomosp. 9 genome:
TTATTGGATTGTCGGGGCTGAATCTTTTCGCTATGCGTTGCGTGTCTTCCCCGACATCGATCGACGGCTCCATTCTCGCGGTCCTCTCCAGTTGTCTTTCGGGCGTACCGCGACCACGCTGTCCGCCAGTGTTGTAGTTGTGACTAAATAGTACAAGAGCGTTGCAGAGCGTTGCATCGGGCGAAAGATTAGCAGTGGTTTTTGAAGATTCCCCGCAAAATATGTTGGTCGTTGGCACAAAACGACATAGACCATGCCAACATTGTGGGGATTGAGGAGGCCGCGCGAAGCGTTTCAACGGCGCCTGGCGAAGCTGGCGACGCTCCCGGCCAGTGCGGCCAAGGCCGCGGACGCCAATCCCCAATGCACCGCGTCGTGTGCTGGCAGCAGCGCGAACATCAGGCTCATCATCAGGCTGCCGAGCGTCAAACCGGTCAGCCGCGCGGTACCTTGCGCACCGCCGGCCGCGCCGCTGCGCTCCTTGGGCGCCGACAGCAGCATGTTCTGGTTGTTCGGCGTCTGGAAGAAGCCGAACCCCAGGCCCGCCAGACTGGTGAACGCGACGATAGGCAAGGCCGGATTGCCTTGCAGCGGCCACCCCGCGCACAAGGCCAGGCCGAGCGCGAAGCACGTGCTGCCTGCCGCGCACAGCCAGGCGCCTGGCACCCGCTGGGCCAGGCGCGCCGACAGCGGCGCGGCCACCATCACCGCCAGCGGCCACGGGATCATCAGCAGCCCGGCGGTCACGGCGCTCTGCCCCAGTTCATGCTGGATGTAGAAAGGCAGGGCGACAAAGGCGGCCATCTGGCCGGTGAAGCAGCACACGGACGCCACCACCGACGCACGGAACGAAGGCACACGCAGCAGGTCGAGCGGGATCAGGGGAGCGGACTTGGACGTCTCGCGCCGCACCAGCGAGACCAAGCAGATCAGCGCCAAGGCCAGCAACGCGCCACCTTGGCCCGGTTGCATGACCACCCGGTCGCTCCCCAACACGAACGAAGCGAACATGGCGGCATTCAACGCGATGCTCCAGGCATCGATGCGGCGATTCGAACGCGCCGGTGTCGGCAGGGCCGCGCAGGCCACGAGCACGAACAGGCCGACCGGCAGGTTCACCGCGAAAATCCACGGCCAGCTTGCCGCGGAAAGTATCAGCGCGCCCAGCGTCGGTCCCGCCGCGGAAGCGGCCGCGACGGCCAGCGCGTTCCAGGCGATCGAGCGCGCCAGCAAACGGCGCGGGTAGGTGAAACGCAGCAGCGCCAGGCCCAGCGGCATGACGGCCGCGCTTCCCAGGCCTTGCAGGCACCGGGCGGCCACCAGCCATGGCAGCGATGGCGCCAGCGCGCACATGACGGACGCCACGGTGAACAGCGCCACACCGCCGGCGAAGATCCGCCGATAACCGTAGCGCTCTCCGATCGCGGAAGCGGGCAGCAGGAACATGACGACCGCCAGCTGATACGCGGTGACGATCCAGATCGTATCGGCGGGGGCGGCCTGCAATTGGCTGGAGATTTCCGGCAGCGCGATATTGGCGATCGCGCCGTCGAGCACCACCAGCACGCCCGCGCCCAGCACGGCGGTGACGGCGGCGATGCGGCGCGGCAGCGGCAGGCCATCGGCCTCATCCGCGTCGTTCCCCGACTGGACGGGCGCGGATGGGGCGGCCGCATGGGTGGAAAGCGCATGGGTGGAGGGCGTATGGGCCGGTATCGGGCCGGACAAGGTTGATTTCATGGTCGGAATACCTATGCGTGCGGGTTCTATTCGGGTCAGGTCAGCTTAGGCGTCGCGGCGCCGCCTGCCCAGCGCGTGGCGCGCAATGAGTCCTTGCGTGCGACGCCTGTCGAAACCCGCGCGCGCATGCTAGATTTCCGGCATGCCGACCGAAGCCGACCTGAACCTGTTGCTGGCATTGAACGCGCTGCTTTCCGAAGGCAGCGTCGCCAAGGCCGCGGAACGGCTGGCCTTGAGCGAATCGGCCATGAGCCGGGCGCTGACGCGCCTGCGTGAAGCGACCGCCGACCCGCTCCTGGTCAGGGCGGGCCGCGCCATGGTGCTCACGCCCCATGCCTTGGGCTTGCGCGACCGTGTCAGGGAACTGGTGCAGGAATCGCGCGCGGTGCTGCAGCCCGCCGGCGTGGACCTGGACCCCGGCACGCTGCGGAACCTGTTCACCATACGTGCCAACGATGGATTCATCGAGGCCTTCGCCCACCGGCTGGTGGCGCGCGCCGCGCGCGAGGCTCCCGGCGTGCGCCTGCGCTTCGCGCCCAAGCCTGACAAGGACGTCCGTCCGCTGCGCGAAGGATTGCTCGACCTGGATATCGGCGTGCTGGGCGAGGCGGGCCCGGAGGTACGCGTGCAGGCGCTGTTTCGCGACCGCTTCATCGCGGTCGTCCGCGACGGCCACCCGTTGCTGGACGAACCCGCGATTACGGCCGAACGCTATGCCGCCTGGGGGCATGTGGTCACCTCGCGCCACGGCCGCAGCGCGGGTCCGGTTGACGACGCGCTCGCGGCGATGGGCCTGGCGCGCAACGCCGCGGTCGTGGTGCCCAGCTTCAACACCGCCTTGTCGGTGGCGGCCGCCACCGACCTGGTCGCCTTGATCCCGGCTTCTTACTTCGAACACCTGCGCGAGCGCGGCAGCCTGCGCGCCTTTCCGCTGCCCATGCCCACGGCGGCCATCACCGTGTCGCAGATGTGGCATCCGCGCCTGGACCGCGATCCGGCGCACCGCTGGCTGCGCTCGGTGGTGCTGGAGATCTGCCGGCCCGAGGAGCAGGGCAGGCTGGCTCGAGAGCCGGACCCGGCTGCCTAGCGTCCGCTCTCCAGGCGTTTCATCGCGGACTCGGGATAGCGCTGCCCGGCCACCGCGTCGGGCGAGAACACTTCATCCAGCTTCTGCCAGACACTGGCGGGAATCTCGAGCGAAGCCGCCACCTGCGCGTCGCGCACGTGTTGCGGCTCGGTGGCCCCCACGATGGGGCTGGCCTCGCCATGGCGCCGGCACCAGGCCAGCGCGAGCTGGGCCGCATTGACCTTGGCTTCGGCAGCCAGTTGCTTGAGCAGATCCACCAGTTCCAGGTTCTTGTAGAAGTTCTCGCCCTGGAAGCGCGGCATGTCGCGGCGCTGGTCGCCGGCAGGCAGGTCCGCCGGCGACTTGAGATTGCCGCTCAGGATGCCGCGTCCCAGTGATGCATAGCCGAAGAACCAGGTGCCGTGCTGGCGCAGCGTGGGAATGATGTCGGTTTCAGGTTCGCGGCTCCACAAGGAATATTCGCTTTGCACCACGGCGACCGGATGGATGGCGGCGGCACGCGCATAGGTCCGCGGGCCGACTTCGCACAGGCCCAGCGCGCGGACCTTGCCTTTCTCGACCAGGCGCGCCATCGCGCCGTAGGTGTCTTCGATGGCGACGTTGGGATCGACGCGGTGCAGGTAGAACAGGTCGATGACGTCGGTGCCGAGGCGGCGCAGGCTGGCATCGCAAGCCGCCTCGACGCGTTCGGGACGGGCATCCAGGCCCCGCTGGTCCGCGCGTTCGCCGAACAGATAGCCGAACTTGGTGCACAGCACGACGCCATCGCGGCGTCCGGCGATGGCTTTGCCGATCAAGGTTTCGTTCGCGCCATTGGCATAGAGATCGGCGGTATCTATCCACCGGCCGCCCTGGGTCAGGTAATAGTCCAGCGTTTCAAGTGCCTGGCTCTCGCTGCTGGGGCCGTAGTAGCCGGTCATGGCCATGGTCCCGAGGACAAATGGCGGCGGCGCGTCGGCCAGCATGGAATTGGGTTTCATTCGTGACGTTCCGATAGGTGGACGAGGGACGCCGGCGCCGGCGTCCGGATGGCGAGTGCAGGTATAGGCTCGCGGGGCGATCAACCCCGGCGATCAACCCCAGCGATCAACCCAGCACGAAGGGGTTGTCGCGGCGCGGCGACGGCGTGATCCACACGCTCTTCACCTGCATGTATTCCTTGATGGCGTCGACGCCGCCTTCACGGCCCATTCCGCTGCGCTTGTAGCCGCCGAACGGCGAGGTGAAGCTGGTGGTCCGATAGTTGTTGACCCAGACGGTGCCGGCCTGCAGCCGTTCGACGCAGGTCATGGCGCGCCTCAGGTCCTGGGTCCAGACCGCGGCCGCCAGGCCGAAGTCGCTGTCGTTGGCCAGCCGCATGGCTTCTTCTTCGTCCTTGAAGCGGATGACCGTCAGCACGGGGCCGAACACTTCCTTGCGCGCGATTTCCATCTGGTTGTCGACGTCGACGAATATGGTCGGTGCGACGAACTGCCCCTGCCCATAGCCTTCGCCGCTCAGCGCGTGTCCGCCCAGGATGCAGCGCGCGCCTTCCGCCTTGGCGACGTCTATCATGCGCATCACATGCTCCCACTGCTGGCGCGTCGCGATGGGGCCCAGCTGCGTCTCGGGCAGCGAGGGATCGCCGATCCGCGCCTGCCGCGTCAGTTCGGCCAGCCGCGCCACGAAATCATCGTGGATGTTTTCCTGGATCAGGAGCCGCGACCCCGCCATGCACGTCTGTCCCGCGGCCGCGAAGATGCCCGCGATCACGCCTTTCATCGCCTGGTCCAGGTCCGCGTCGTCGAACACGATGTTGGGCGATTTGCCACCCAGCTCCAGCGTGACGCGCTTGAAGCCGCTGGCCGCCAGCTCATTCACTTTCTGGCCGCCGGCGTCGCCGCCGGTGAAGGCGATCTTGCGCGTCAGGGGATGACGAACCAGCGGCTCCCCGACTTCGGCGCCGAAGCCCGTGACCACATTGACGACGCCCTTGGGGATGCCCGCCTGTTCCGCGAGCTTGGCGAGTTCGAGTATGGACGCCGAGGCGTGTTCCGATGGCTTGATGACGATGGTATTGCCCGCCGCGAGCGCGGGCGCCATCTTCCAGGCGGTGAGCGACAGCGGCGAATTCCAGGGCGTGATCGCCACCACCACGCCGAGCGGTTCGTAGCGGGTGTAGTTGATGACGCCCGGCTTGTTCACGGGAATCACATCGCCGCCGACCTTGTCGGCCAGGCCCGCGTAGTAATAGAACCATTGCGCGATATTGAGCACCTGTCCGCGCACTTCCGTAATGAGCTTGCCGTTGTCACGCTGTTCCACACGGCCCAGGTGGTCGGCATTCGCTTCGATCAGCGCGGCCAGCTTGCGCAGCATGGCCGCGCGCTGGGTCGCGGTGAGCGTGGGCCAGACGCCGGACGTGAAGGCCGCATGCGCGGCCTTGACCGCGCGATCCGCATCGTCGGCCGATCCGCGCGGAATGCGCGCCCAGACCTCGCCCGAGTAAGGCTCGACCGAGTCGAACCATACGCCGGAAGCGGGATCGGTCCACGCGCCATCGATGAAGAGTTGGTATTGGCTGGGGGTGTTGCTCATGCGCGCTGCCTGTATGGGGTAGATGAAATCGTTGCGGAGATGGCGATCACATTGCGAGGCGGATCAGTCGATCTTCAGATTGCTGCTCTTGACCAGATCGGCGAACTGGGCGACCTCGTCCCGCAACTGCTTCTCGAAGCTTTGCGGCGTGCTGTCGGTGATGGGCTGCAATCCGG
Encoded proteins:
- a CDS encoding aldehyde dehydrogenase is translated as MSNTPSQYQLFIDGAWTDPASGVWFDSVEPYSGEVWARIPRGSADDADRAVKAAHAAFTSGVWPTLTATQRAAMLRKLAALIEANADHLGRVEQRDNGKLITEVRGQVLNIAQWFYYYAGLADKVGGDVIPVNKPGVINYTRYEPLGVVVAITPWNSPLSLTAWKMAPALAAGNTIVIKPSEHASASILELAKLAEQAGIPKGVVNVVTGFGAEVGEPLVRHPLTRKIAFTGGDAGGQKVNELAASGFKRVTLELGGKSPNIVFDDADLDQAMKGVIAGIFAAAGQTCMAGSRLLIQENIHDDFVARLAELTRQARIGDPSLPETQLGPIATRQQWEHVMRMIDVAKAEGARCILGGHALSGEGYGQGQFVAPTIFVDVDNQMEIARKEVFGPVLTVIRFKDEEEAMRLANDSDFGLAAAVWTQDLRRAMTCVERLQAGTVWVNNYRTTSFTSPFGGYKRSGMGREGGVDAIKEYMQVKSVWITPSPRRDNPFVLG
- a CDS encoding MFS transporter is translated as MKSTLSGPIPAHTPSTHALSTHAAAPSAPVQSGNDADEADGLPLPRRIAAVTAVLGAGVLVVLDGAIANIALPEISSQLQAAPADTIWIVTAYQLAVVMFLLPASAIGERYGYRRIFAGGVALFTVASVMCALAPSLPWLVAARCLQGLGSAAVMPLGLALLRFTYPRRLLARSIAWNALAVAAASAAGPTLGALILSAASWPWIFAVNLPVGLFVLVACAALPTPARSNRRIDAWSIALNAAMFASFVLGSDRVVMQPGQGGALLALALICLVSLVRRETSKSAPLIPLDLLRVPSFRASVVASVCCFTGQMAAFVALPFYIQHELGQSAVTAGLLMIPWPLAVMVAAPLSARLAQRVPGAWLCAAGSTCFALGLALCAGWPLQGNPALPIVAFTSLAGLGFGFFQTPNNQNMLLSAPKERSGAAGGAQGTARLTGLTLGSLMMSLMFALLPAHDAVHWGLASAALAALAGSVASFARRR
- a CDS encoding aldo/keto reductase, whose product is MKPNSMLADAPPPFVLGTMAMTGYYGPSSESQALETLDYYLTQGGRWIDTADLYANGANETLIGKAIAGRRDGVVLCTKFGYLFGERADQRGLDARPERVEAACDASLRRLGTDVIDLFYLHRVDPNVAIEDTYGAMARLVEKGKVRALGLCEVGPRTYARAAAIHPVAVVQSEYSLWSREPETDIIPTLRQHGTWFFGYASLGRGILSGNLKSPADLPAGDQRRDMPRFQGENFYKNLELVDLLKQLAAEAKVNAAQLALAWCRRHGEASPIVGATEPQHVRDAQVAASLEIPASVWQKLDEVFSPDAVAGQRYPESAMKRLESGR
- a CDS encoding LysR family transcriptional regulator, whose protein sequence is MPTEADLNLLLALNALLSEGSVAKAAERLALSESAMSRALTRLREATADPLLVRAGRAMVLTPHALGLRDRVRELVQESRAVLQPAGVDLDPGTLRNLFTIRANDGFIEAFAHRLVARAAREAPGVRLRFAPKPDKDVRPLREGLLDLDIGVLGEAGPEVRVQALFRDRFIAVVRDGHPLLDEPAITAERYAAWGHVVTSRHGRSAGPVDDALAAMGLARNAAVVVPSFNTALSVAAATDLVALIPASYFEHLRERGSLRAFPLPMPTAAITVSQMWHPRLDRDPAHRWLRSVVLEICRPEEQGRLAREPDPAA